A region of Micromonospora chokoriensis DNA encodes the following proteins:
- a CDS encoding ABC transporter substrate-binding protein, giving the protein MNRRTPRLFAATLAVAALALGACAEKADDKPSAGTAAAAYPVTVGKLTLDKRPEKIVSLSPTATEMLFAIGAGQQVAAVDDQSNHPADAPKTDLSGFQPNAEAIAGKSPDLVVLSNDTNKIVDQLTSLKIPVYLIPAATTLDDSYRQITELGTLTGHADQASDVATRMKDDIAKLVKDLPQRSAKLTYFHELGPELYSATSKTFIGSLYSQVGLTNIADPADADGKNGGYPQLSQEFVVKANPDFVFLADSKCCQQNADSVKARSGWAGLTAVKNNQVIALDDDIASRWGPRVVDLLRVIIDAVAKVPA; this is encoded by the coding sequence ATGAACAGACGTACCCCTCGGCTCTTCGCCGCGACCCTCGCGGTCGCCGCGCTCGCCCTCGGCGCCTGCGCCGAGAAGGCCGACGACAAGCCGAGCGCCGGCACCGCAGCCGCCGCCTACCCGGTCACGGTCGGCAAGCTCACCCTCGACAAGCGTCCCGAGAAGATCGTCTCGCTGTCGCCCACCGCCACCGAGATGCTCTTCGCCATCGGGGCCGGTCAGCAGGTGGCGGCCGTCGACGACCAGTCCAACCACCCGGCCGACGCGCCCAAGACCGACCTCTCCGGCTTCCAGCCCAACGCCGAGGCCATCGCGGGCAAGAGTCCCGACCTGGTGGTGCTCTCCAACGACACCAACAAGATCGTCGACCAGCTCACCTCGCTGAAGATCCCGGTCTACCTCATCCCGGCGGCGACCACACTCGACGACTCGTACCGACAGATCACCGAGCTGGGCACGCTCACCGGGCACGCCGACCAGGCCAGCGACGTCGCCACCCGGATGAAGGACGACATCGCCAAGCTGGTCAAGGACCTGCCGCAGCGCTCCGCGAAGCTCACCTACTTCCACGAGCTGGGCCCGGAGCTGTACAGCGCCACCAGCAAGACCTTCATCGGCTCGCTCTACAGCCAGGTCGGGCTGACCAACATCGCCGACCCGGCCGACGCGGACGGCAAGAACGGCGGCTACCCGCAGCTGTCCCAGGAGTTCGTCGTCAAGGCCAACCCGGACTTCGTCTTCCTGGCCGACTCCAAGTGCTGCCAGCAGAACGCCGACTCGGTCAAGGCCCGCAGCGGCTGGGCCGGGCTCACCGCGGTCAAGAACAACCAGGTGATCGCACTCGACGACGACATCGCCTCCCGCTGGGGCCCGCGCGTCGTCGACCTCCTCCGGGTCATCATCGACGCGGTCGCCAAGGTGCCCGCGTGA
- a CDS encoding M14 family zinc carboxypeptidase has product MALRTPIPLRRVLVLAVVTGLGIVTVAAGPVAARPAPDRTAESASASYRVLGPRTLADRNAVARTGAAIDYSEHGVLHISATAAEAAAIGKLGFRLEPLAPPPNAERGAGEIGALAFPPADSNYHDYAELTAVVNQVVADHPAIARKISIGSSYEGRDLMAVKISDNVGTDESEPEILFNAQQHAREHLTVEMAIYLLNLFTDSYGSDSRITNIVNGREIWIVPTVNPDGSEYDIATGSYRSWRKNRQPNSGSSNVGTDLNRNWSYNWGCCGGSSGSTSSETYRGPSAFSAPETQALRNFVNGRVVGGVQQIKANIDFHTYSQLVLWPYGYTTANTAAGMSADQYNTFATIGQQMAATNNYTPQQSSDLYITDGDSIDWMWATHNIWAYTFEMYPGSSGGGGFYPPDEVIPAQTSRNREAVLMLSEYADCPYRAIGKQAQYCGGGGGTTVWSDTFETATGWTINPSGTDTATAGAFERGAAQATTSSGAKQLTPYAGSNDLVTGRLAGSAAGDYDVDGGVTSARSPAVTLPSSGTLTLSLAWYLAHGSNASSADYLRVSVVHNGGTTALLTQTGAATNRNGSWAVASLNLSPYAGQSVRILVEAADASGASLVEAAVDNVTITSS; this is encoded by the coding sequence ATGGCCCTCCGCACGCCCATCCCTCTCCGCCGCGTCCTGGTGCTCGCCGTCGTCACCGGGCTGGGAATCGTCACCGTCGCCGCCGGTCCGGTCGCCGCCCGACCGGCGCCGGACCGGACCGCCGAGTCGGCGTCCGCCAGCTACCGGGTGCTCGGGCCCCGGACCCTCGCCGACCGCAACGCGGTGGCCCGCACCGGTGCCGCCATCGACTACTCCGAGCACGGCGTGCTGCACATCTCGGCCACCGCCGCCGAGGCCGCCGCGATCGGCAAGCTCGGCTTCCGGCTGGAACCGCTCGCCCCACCGCCCAACGCCGAGCGCGGCGCCGGCGAGATCGGCGCGCTGGCCTTCCCACCCGCCGACTCCAACTACCACGACTACGCGGAACTGACCGCCGTCGTGAACCAGGTCGTCGCCGACCATCCGGCGATCGCCCGCAAGATCAGCATCGGTTCGTCGTACGAGGGCCGCGACCTGATGGCCGTGAAGATCTCCGACAACGTCGGCACCGACGAGAGCGAGCCGGAGATCCTGTTCAACGCCCAGCAGCACGCCCGCGAGCATCTGACCGTCGAGATGGCGATCTACCTGCTCAACCTCTTCACCGACAGCTACGGCAGTGACTCCCGGATCACCAACATCGTCAACGGCCGGGAGATCTGGATCGTGCCGACGGTCAACCCGGACGGCAGCGAGTACGACATCGCCACCGGGTCGTACCGGTCCTGGCGCAAGAACCGACAGCCCAACAGCGGATCGTCCAACGTGGGCACCGACCTCAACCGCAACTGGTCCTACAACTGGGGTTGCTGCGGCGGCTCGTCCGGCAGCACCTCGTCGGAGACCTACCGGGGCCCGTCGGCGTTCTCCGCCCCGGAGACGCAGGCGCTGCGCAACTTCGTCAACGGTCGGGTGGTCGGTGGTGTGCAGCAGATCAAGGCGAACATCGACTTCCACACCTACTCGCAGCTGGTGCTCTGGCCGTACGGCTACACCACGGCGAACACCGCGGCCGGCATGAGCGCGGACCAGTACAACACCTTCGCCACCATCGGGCAGCAGATGGCGGCCACCAACAACTACACACCGCAGCAGTCCAGCGACCTCTACATCACCGACGGGGACAGCATCGACTGGATGTGGGCCACCCACAACATCTGGGCGTACACCTTCGAGATGTATCCCGGCTCGTCCGGCGGCGGCGGCTTCTACCCGCCCGACGAGGTGATCCCCGCGCAGACCTCGCGCAACCGGGAGGCGGTGCTGATGCTCAGCGAGTACGCCGACTGCCCGTACCGGGCGATCGGCAAGCAGGCGCAGTACTGCGGCGGCGGTGGCGGCACCACGGTCTGGTCGGACACGTTCGAGACGGCCACCGGCTGGACCATCAACCCGTCGGGCACCGACACCGCCACGGCGGGCGCGTTCGAACGGGGTGCCGCCCAGGCGACCACGTCCTCCGGCGCCAAGCAGCTGACCCCGTACGCCGGCTCCAACGACCTGGTCACCGGTCGGCTCGCCGGATCGGCGGCCGGTGACTACGACGTCGACGGCGGGGTGACCAGCGCCCGGTCCCCGGCGGTGACCCTGCCGTCGTCCGGCACGCTGACGCTCTCGCTGGCCTGGTACCTGGCGCACGGCTCGAACGCCTCGTCGGCGGACTACCTGCGGGTGAGCGTGGTGCACAACGGCGGAACCACCGCGCTGCTCACCCAGACCGGCGCGGCCACCAACCGCAACGGGAGCTGGGCGGTGGCCAGCCTCAACCTCAGCCCGTACGCCGGTCAGTCGGTGCGCATCCTCGTCGAGGCGGCGGACGCCTCCGGCGCCAGTCTGGTAGAGGCGGCTGTGGACAACGTCACCATCACGTCCTCCTGA
- a CDS encoding C39 family peptidase, translating into MARSRLHAAALAGVTALTVLATVAPATAARPPVVDHDEQITFQDWSGPADWHRGDRAGTRVVPGARAGLTLARPTGTTEYADPHTGVTGTWEYGTWTSPVTRIGFDATELIASWNAETPAGTWIQVEMQGSYTSGDQTPWYVMGRWASGDTDIKRTSVNRQGDPWSTIWTDTFSIDDATAGVLLRSYQLRLTLYRAPGQTAAPVVRMLGAMSSTVPDRFTVTPSAGHIAWGVELPVPRYSQNVHSGHYPEYDGGGEAWCSPTSTEMVVEYWGRRPSAADTSWVDPTYPDPTVNHAARMTFDYAYDGAGNWPFNTAYAASFPGLEGRVTRLHSLDELERFIAAGIPVVTSQSFLASELDGANYGTSGHLFVVVGFTAEGDVIVNDPASSSNDVVRNVYKRAQFEQIWLRTKRTNASGGVSGGSGGIAYLIKPESKPWPKVQGSTNW; encoded by the coding sequence ATGGCCAGATCCCGCCTGCACGCGGCCGCCCTCGCCGGCGTCACCGCGCTCACAGTGCTCGCCACCGTCGCGCCCGCGACGGCGGCCCGCCCACCCGTCGTCGACCACGACGAGCAGATCACCTTCCAGGACTGGTCCGGGCCCGCCGACTGGCACCGGGGCGACCGGGCCGGCACCCGCGTCGTGCCCGGCGCCCGAGCCGGCCTCACCCTGGCCCGCCCGACCGGCACGACGGAGTACGCCGACCCGCACACCGGCGTCACAGGCACCTGGGAGTACGGCACCTGGACCTCACCGGTGACCCGGATCGGGTTCGACGCCACCGAGCTGATCGCCTCGTGGAACGCGGAGACCCCCGCCGGCACCTGGATCCAGGTGGAGATGCAGGGCAGTTACACCAGCGGCGACCAGACCCCGTGGTACGTCATGGGTCGCTGGGCGTCCGGCGACACCGACATCAAGCGGACCAGCGTCAACCGGCAGGGTGACCCCTGGTCGACGATCTGGACCGACACCTTCAGCATCGACGACGCCACCGCCGGGGTGCTGCTGCGGTCGTACCAACTGCGGCTGACCCTCTACCGGGCACCCGGGCAGACCGCCGCGCCGGTGGTCCGGATGCTCGGCGCGATGAGCTCCACGGTGCCGGACCGGTTCACTGTGACCCCGAGCGCCGGGCACATCGCCTGGGGCGTCGAGCTGCCGGTGCCGCGCTACTCGCAGAACGTGCACTCCGGGCACTACCCCGAGTACGACGGCGGCGGCGAGGCGTGGTGCTCACCGACCTCCACCGAGATGGTGGTCGAGTACTGGGGTCGCCGGCCGTCGGCGGCCGACACCTCCTGGGTGGACCCGACCTACCCCGACCCGACGGTCAACCACGCGGCCCGGATGACCTTCGACTACGCGTACGACGGCGCGGGCAACTGGCCGTTCAACACCGCGTACGCGGCCAGCTTCCCCGGCCTGGAGGGTCGCGTCACCCGACTGCACTCGCTGGACGAACTGGAGCGGTTCATCGCCGCCGGCATCCCGGTCGTGACCAGCCAGTCCTTCCTCGCCAGCGAGCTGGACGGCGCAAACTACGGCACCTCCGGGCACCTCTTCGTGGTGGTCGGGTTCACCGCCGAGGGGGACGTGATCGTCAACGACCCCGCCTCGTCCAGCAACGACGTGGTGCGCAACGTCTACAAGCGCGCGCAGTTCGAACAGATCTGGCTGCGGACCAAGCGCACCAACGCCAGCGGCGGCGTCTCCGGCGGCTCCGGTGGCATCGCGTACCTGATCAAGCCAGAGTCCAAGCCCTGGCCCAAGGTGCAAGGCTCCACCAACTGGTAG
- a CDS encoding DUF4229 domain-containing protein: MSAALKYTLGRIGLFVAVLAGLWLIDMNVFVKLMLALVFSAALSFFLLRGWRDEMAGEMADATERRRAEKERLRSALAGEDQNRPADPPTDPSR, from the coding sequence GTGAGCGCCGCGCTCAAGTACACGCTGGGCCGGATCGGGCTGTTCGTCGCCGTGCTGGCGGGTCTCTGGCTGATCGACATGAACGTGTTCGTGAAGCTGATGTTGGCGTTGGTGTTCTCCGCCGCGCTCTCCTTCTTCCTGCTGCGCGGCTGGCGGGACGAGATGGCCGGCGAGATGGCCGACGCGACCGAGCGCCGCCGTGCGGAGAAGGAACGCCTCCGCTCGGCCCTGGCCGGCGAAGACCAGAACCGCCCCGCCGACCCGCCCACCGACCCGTCACGTTGA
- the mqnE gene encoding aminofutalosine synthase MqnE has protein sequence MDAGLKRELEAKVYAGERLTREDGVALYESDDLTWLGRLAHHKRTELNGERVMFNVNRHLNLTNVCSASCAYCSFQRKPGEKDAYTMRIDEAVRKAKEMEDEQLTELHIVNGLHPTLPWRYYPKVLRELKAALPNVKLKCFTATEVQWFEKISGLSADEILDELMDAGLESLTGGGAEIFDWEVRQHIVDHACHWEDWSRIHALAHRKGMKTPATMLYGHIEEPRHRVDHVLRLRELQDETGGFAVFIPLRYQHDFVDSADGKIRNRIQARTTMASPAESLKTFAVSRLLFDNVPHLKNFWVMHGLSVAQLSLNFGVDDLDGSVVEYKITHDADSYGTPNTMHREDLLHLIWDAGFQPVERDTRYNVVREYDRAPSLAQRRAEPQQVWA, from the coding sequence ATGGACGCCGGACTCAAGCGTGAGCTCGAAGCGAAGGTGTACGCCGGTGAGCGGCTGACCCGCGAGGACGGGGTCGCCCTCTACGAGAGCGACGACCTGACCTGGTTGGGGCGGCTCGCGCACCACAAGCGCACCGAGCTGAACGGTGAGCGGGTGATGTTCAACGTCAACCGGCACCTCAACCTGACCAACGTCTGCTCGGCGTCCTGTGCGTACTGCTCGTTCCAGCGCAAGCCGGGCGAGAAGGACGCGTACACGATGCGCATCGACGAGGCGGTCCGCAAGGCCAAGGAGATGGAGGACGAGCAGCTCACCGAGTTGCACATCGTCAACGGTCTGCACCCGACGCTGCCCTGGCGCTACTACCCGAAGGTGCTGCGTGAGCTGAAGGCGGCGCTGCCGAACGTCAAGCTCAAGTGCTTCACGGCGACCGAGGTGCAGTGGTTCGAGAAGATCAGCGGTCTGAGCGCCGACGAGATCCTCGACGAGCTGATGGACGCCGGCCTGGAGTCGCTGACCGGTGGTGGCGCGGAGATCTTCGACTGGGAGGTCCGCCAGCACATCGTCGACCACGCCTGCCACTGGGAGGACTGGTCACGCATCCACGCCCTGGCGCACCGCAAGGGCATGAAGACCCCGGCGACGATGCTGTACGGCCACATCGAGGAGCCCCGGCACCGGGTCGACCACGTGCTGCGGCTGCGTGAGCTCCAGGACGAGACCGGTGGTTTCGCGGTCTTCATCCCGCTGCGCTACCAGCACGACTTCGTCGACTCGGCGGACGGCAAGATCCGTAACCGGATCCAGGCGCGCACCACGATGGCGTCGCCGGCCGAGTCGCTGAAGACGTTCGCCGTCTCCCGGTTGCTGTTCGACAACGTGCCGCACCTGAAGAACTTCTGGGTGATGCACGGGCTGTCGGTGGCCCAGCTCTCGCTGAACTTCGGCGTGGACGACCTGGACGGCTCGGTCGTCGAATACAAGATCACGCACGACGCCGACTCGTACGGCACCCCGAACACCATGCACCGCGAGGACCTGCTGCACCTGATCTGGGACGCCGGCTTCCAGCCGGTCGAGCGCGACACCCGCTACAACGTGGTCCGGGAGTACGACCGGGCCCCGTCGCTGGCGCAGCGGCGCGCCGAGCCGCAGCAGGTCTGGGCCTGA
- a CDS encoding NlpC/P60 family protein translates to MIYSGRGRRQRRRSPVISPVLRPKLWAALLGAIAAAVLATPAYAEPGLPTTVPDTGARPPAIGTVQLPGGPPVSGVPAPPVATIGAGPLAAQIYAGEAQVGTLGEALLTIKQKQSTAKAQVESAAKVLASAQDALLRAQQEADAAAADAVKAAAALPPGDLAEDIRELSRLQQITRGEKVDGGTTGVAGGLSRARAGEQEAYQKHAEAKTQLAAADAEFTAGEKALRTAEASLLKLRRDNAAQLIEIERQQEAAEQQYGTGYVANQSISGMAAHPRALAAVRYALAQLGDPYKWSEEGPDEFDCSGLMWAAYRSRGADYFDLPRVARDQYAATRGRTVPQSALLPGDLLFFASGSSWTTIHHVGMYIGNGKMVQAPTTGDVVKISVVRWTRLYAATRVIGAVPAPIVSVPTPPVTPPTPTPTPTKSATPTPTPTKSATPTPTPTKSATPTPTPTGSATPTPTPTPTKTTPSNTPTTLPSAPTSAPNTTSPATTPKATTSVTGDGSPSGSASNAG, encoded by the coding sequence ATGATCTACAGCGGGCGCGGGCGACGGCAGCGACGACGGAGCCCGGTGATCTCGCCGGTGCTGCGTCCGAAGCTCTGGGCCGCCCTGCTCGGCGCGATCGCCGCCGCTGTGCTGGCCACCCCCGCGTACGCCGAGCCCGGACTACCCACGACGGTGCCCGACACCGGCGCACGGCCTCCGGCGATCGGCACGGTCCAACTGCCCGGCGGCCCGCCCGTCTCCGGCGTCCCGGCGCCGCCGGTGGCCACCATCGGCGCCGGCCCGCTGGCCGCGCAGATCTATGCCGGCGAAGCCCAGGTCGGCACACTCGGCGAAGCGCTCCTGACGATCAAACAGAAGCAGTCCACCGCGAAAGCCCAGGTGGAGTCTGCCGCCAAGGTGCTCGCGAGCGCGCAGGACGCCCTGCTCCGGGCTCAGCAGGAAGCCGACGCGGCCGCCGCTGACGCCGTCAAGGCAGCCGCCGCGCTGCCGCCCGGCGACCTCGCCGAGGACATCCGGGAGCTGAGCCGCCTCCAGCAGATCACCAGGGGCGAGAAGGTCGACGGCGGCACCACTGGCGTGGCCGGTGGGCTGTCCCGGGCCCGCGCGGGTGAGCAGGAGGCGTACCAGAAGCACGCCGAAGCCAAGACCCAGCTCGCCGCCGCCGACGCGGAGTTCACCGCCGGCGAGAAGGCGCTGCGCACGGCCGAGGCGAGCCTGCTCAAGCTGCGCCGTGACAACGCGGCTCAGCTGATCGAGATCGAACGTCAGCAGGAGGCCGCCGAGCAGCAGTACGGCACCGGCTACGTCGCCAACCAGAGCATCAGCGGCATGGCCGCCCACCCCCGGGCGCTGGCCGCGGTCCGCTACGCGCTCGCCCAGCTCGGTGACCCGTACAAGTGGTCCGAGGAGGGGCCGGACGAGTTCGACTGCTCCGGTCTGATGTGGGCTGCGTACCGGTCTCGCGGCGCCGACTACTTCGACCTGCCCCGGGTCGCCCGCGACCAGTACGCCGCCACCCGGGGGCGGACCGTGCCGCAGAGCGCGTTGCTCCCCGGCGACCTGCTCTTCTTCGCCTCCGGCAGCAGTTGGACGACCATCCACCACGTCGGCATGTACATCGGCAACGGCAAGATGGTGCAGGCACCCACCACCGGTGACGTCGTCAAGATCTCGGTCGTCCGCTGGACCCGGCTGTACGCCGCGACCCGGGTGATCGGCGCGGTGCCGGCACCGATCGTGTCCGTGCCGACCCCGCCGGTCACGCCGCCCACGCCGACGCCGACGCCGACGAAGTCCGCCACCCCGACGCCCACGCCCACCAAGTCCGCCACCCCGACGCCCACGCCGACGAAGTCCGCCACCCCGACGCCGACGCCGACCGGCAGCGCGACGCCCACCCCGACGCCCACGCCCACCAAGACCACCCCGAGCAACACCCCGACCACGCTGCCCTCGGCGCCCACCAGCGCACCGAACACGACGTCGCCGGCGACCACGCCGAAGGCCACCACGAGCGTGACGGGCGACGGCAGCCCGTCAGGCAGCGCCAGCAACGCTGGTTGA
- a CDS encoding DEAD/DEAH box helicase — translation MTTSADSSTVTSVFDPTPAADTAESIDFAALGLPEPLVRALARQGITSPFEIQRATVPDALAGRDVLGRGQTGSGKTLAFGLPLLARVAAAEPARPMRPRALVLVPTRELAMQVNDALLPLGKALNVFLKTAVGGVPYDRQIDALRRGVEIIVATPGRLGDLIERGICQLDDVEVTVLDEADQMADMGFLPEVTELLAKTPANGQRLLFSATLDGDVDALVKRFMNDPVTHSTAPSTASVSTMDHHMLLIPPHEKFPVAASIAARDGRTMVFARTQLGVDRLVEQLAAVGVRAGGLHGGKTQRMRTKTLAEFREGRMNVLVATDVAARGIHVDGVTLVLHVDPPKDPKDYLHRAGRTARAGESGAVATLVLPKQRRTTLAMMEKAGVAPAETRVRVGDQALAELVGAREPSGVPVRVEAEPRGYGDRSGGPRRFGDRPQGERRYGDRPTGERRYGDRPQGERRYGDRPTGERRYGDRPQGDRQYGDRPQGERRYGDRPAGDRGYGDRPQGERRFGDRQYGDRPTGERRYGDRPQRDRQYGDRPQGERRYGDRPTGDRGYGDRPQGERRYADRDSRGYGDRPQGERRFEDRPRFGDRDSRGDRLQGERRFGDRDSRGGFRPESRGRDDRAREDRARDDRPRDDRRGFGGRPPARTH, via the coding sequence TTGACCACCTCTGCTGACTCCAGCACCGTCACGTCCGTTTTCGACCCCACCCCGGCGGCCGACACCGCCGAATCCATCGACTTCGCCGCGCTCGGCCTCCCCGAGCCGCTGGTTCGCGCGTTGGCGCGGCAGGGCATCACCAGCCCGTTCGAGATCCAGCGGGCCACCGTCCCGGACGCGCTCGCCGGCCGGGACGTCCTGGGCCGTGGGCAGACCGGTTCGGGCAAGACCCTGGCCTTCGGTCTGCCCCTGCTGGCCCGGGTCGCCGCCGCCGAGCCGGCCCGTCCGATGCGCCCGCGCGCCCTCGTCCTGGTCCCGACCCGGGAGTTGGCCATGCAGGTCAACGACGCACTGTTGCCGCTGGGCAAGGCGCTCAACGTGTTCCTGAAGACCGCCGTCGGCGGTGTCCCGTACGACCGTCAGATCGACGCGCTGCGGCGCGGCGTGGAGATCATCGTGGCCACCCCCGGCCGGCTCGGCGACCTCATCGAGCGGGGCATCTGCCAGCTCGACGACGTCGAGGTCACGGTGCTCGACGAGGCCGACCAGATGGCCGACATGGGCTTCCTGCCCGAGGTGACCGAACTGCTGGCGAAGACGCCCGCGAACGGTCAGCGGCTGCTCTTCTCGGCGACCCTGGACGGTGACGTCGACGCGCTGGTCAAGCGGTTCATGAACGACCCGGTGACCCACTCCACGGCACCCTCCACCGCCTCGGTGTCCACCATGGACCACCACATGCTGTTGATCCCGCCGCACGAGAAGTTCCCGGTGGCGGCGTCGATCGCGGCCCGGGACGGCCGGACGATGGTCTTCGCCCGTACGCAGCTCGGGGTGGACCGGCTGGTCGAGCAACTCGCCGCGGTCGGCGTACGCGCCGGTGGTCTGCACGGCGGCAAGACCCAGCGGATGCGCACCAAGACCCTCGCGGAGTTCCGGGAGGGCCGGATGAACGTGCTGGTCGCCACGGACGTGGCGGCGCGGGGCATCCACGTCGACGGGGTCACCCTGGTGCTGCACGTCGACCCGCCGAAGGACCCGAAGGACTACCTGCACCGGGCCGGGCGCACCGCCCGGGCGGGCGAGTCGGGCGCAGTCGCCACGCTGGTGCTGCCCAAGCAGCGCCGCACCACGCTGGCGATGATGGAGAAGGCCGGTGTCGCGCCGGCCGAGACCCGGGTCCGGGTCGGCGACCAGGCGTTGGCCGAGTTGGTCGGCGCGCGGGAGCCCAGCGGTGTCCCGGTGCGCGTCGAGGCGGAGCCGCGCGGCTACGGCGACCGTTCCGGCGGCCCGCGCCGGTTCGGCGACCGCCCGCAGGGTGAGCGGCGCTACGGCGACCGGCCCACCGGCGAGCGCCGCTACGGCGACCGCCCGCAGGGTGAGCGGCGCTACGGCGACCGGCCCACCGGCGAGCGCCGCTACGGCGACCGCCCGCAGGGCGACCGGCAGTACGGCGACCGGCCGCAGGGCGAGCGTCGCTACGGCGACCGACCTGCCGGCGACCGGGGCTACGGCGACCGGCCGCAGGGCGAGCGTCGGTTCGGCGACCGGCAGTACGGCGACCGGCCCACCGGCGAGCGCCGCTACGGCGACCGCCCGCAGCGCGACCGGCAGTACGGCGACCGCCCGCAGGGCGAGCGTCGCTACGGCGACCGGCCTACCGGCGACCGGGGCTACGGTGACCGGCCGCAGGGTGAGCGTCGGTACGCCGATCGGGATTCCCGGGGCTACGGCGACCGGCCGCAGGGCGAGCGTCGGTTCGAGGACCGGCCACGGTTCGGTGACCGGGACTCTCGGGGCGACCGTCTGCAGGGCGAGCGGCGCTTCGGTGACCGGGACTCTCGGGGTGGTTTCCGCCCGGAGAGCCGTGGTCGGGACGACCGGGCCCGCGAGGACCGGGCCCGCGACGACCGTCCGCGCGACGACCGGCGGGGTTTCGGCGGGCGACCGCCGGCGCGTACCCACTGA
- a CDS encoding putative glycolipid-binding domain-containing protein encodes MPQSIFWSRTDTAGSEQVLFDDSRGLAARGTLLAVDPIPWTARYQLTTAADWSTTRVEVEVEGLGWQRRVTLERATDRWRVTTAEQGDLDRALVDAGHPRAGLPGTDDPDRLADALDVDLSGSPLFNTLPVHRLGLSAEPADIAHRITVAWVLLPGLEVVPAEQIYTGLGPGRVRFASGTFTADIDLDDSGYVVRYPGLAERIDPR; translated from the coding sequence ATGCCGCAGTCAATCTTCTGGTCCCGGACGGACACCGCCGGCAGCGAGCAGGTCCTCTTCGACGACAGCCGCGGCTTGGCGGCCCGGGGCACCCTGCTCGCCGTGGACCCGATCCCCTGGACCGCCCGCTACCAGCTGACCACCGCAGCGGACTGGTCCACGACCCGGGTCGAGGTCGAGGTCGAAGGGCTGGGCTGGCAGCGCAGGGTGACCCTGGAGCGGGCGACGGACCGGTGGCGGGTGACCACCGCGGAACAGGGCGACCTGGACCGGGCTCTGGTCGACGCCGGTCATCCCCGGGCCGGGCTGCCGGGCACCGACGACCCGGACCGGCTGGCCGACGCGCTCGACGTCGACCTGAGCGGCTCACCGCTGTTCAACACCCTGCCGGTCCACCGGCTCGGGCTGTCCGCCGAGCCGGCCGACATCGCCCACCGGATCACCGTCGCGTGGGTGCTGCTGCCCGGTCTGGAGGTGGTGCCGGCCGAGCAGATCTACACCGGGCTCGGGCCGGGCCGGGTGCGCTTCGCCAGCGGCACCTTCACCGCCGACATCGACCTGGACGACAGCGGCTACGTGGTGCGCTATCCCGGGCTGGCGGAGCGGATCGACCCGCGCTGA
- the cds1 gene encoding L-cysteine desulfhydrase Cds1, which translates to MTHLDRCDEASRTWVTEAIAAVEADANRSADTHLLPFPLPRAWGIDLYLKDESSHPTGSLKHRLARSLFLYGLCNGWIGPRTTIVEASSGSTAVSEAYFARMLGLPFIAVMPASTSPEKIAQIEFQGGRCHLVDDPAGVVVEARWLAEDSGGHFMDQFTYAERATDWRGNNNIAESIYAQLELERHPIPAWVVVGAGTGGTSATIGRYARYRRLATKLCVVDPENSAFYPAWVAADWSVRTGKGSRIEGIGRPTVEASFLPSVVDRMVQVPDAASLAAMRAGSAVLGRRVGGSTGTNLWGAFGLIAGMLAEGRTGSVVTLICDPGDRYADTYYSDDWVAAQGLDLSPHLATVERFLASGTWPG; encoded by the coding sequence GTGACTCATCTCGACCGGTGCGACGAGGCCAGCCGAACCTGGGTGACGGAGGCGATCGCCGCCGTCGAGGCGGACGCGAACCGCTCGGCCGACACCCACCTGCTGCCGTTCCCGCTGCCCCGAGCCTGGGGGATCGACCTCTATCTCAAGGACGAGTCGTCACATCCCACCGGCTCGCTGAAGCACCGGCTGGCCCGCTCACTGTTCCTCTACGGGCTCTGCAACGGCTGGATCGGGCCGCGCACCACCATCGTCGAGGCGTCGTCGGGCTCCACGGCGGTCTCCGAGGCGTACTTCGCCCGGATGCTCGGCTTGCCCTTCATCGCGGTGATGCCCGCCTCCACCTCGCCCGAGAAGATCGCGCAGATCGAGTTCCAGGGCGGCCGGTGTCATCTGGTCGACGACCCCGCCGGCGTGGTGGTCGAGGCCCGGTGGCTGGCCGAGGACTCCGGCGGGCACTTCATGGACCAGTTCACCTACGCCGAGCGGGCGACCGACTGGCGGGGCAACAACAACATCGCCGAGTCGATCTACGCCCAGCTCGAACTGGAGCGGCACCCGATTCCCGCCTGGGTGGTGGTGGGCGCCGGCACCGGTGGCACCAGCGCGACCATCGGCCGGTACGCCAGGTACCGCCGACTCGCCACCAAACTCTGCGTGGTCGACCCGGAGAACTCGGCGTTCTACCCGGCGTGGGTGGCCGCCGACTGGTCGGTGCGGACCGGAAAGGGCTCCCGGATCGAGGGGATCGGCCGTCCGACAGTGGAGGCCTCGTTCCTGCCCTCGGTGGTGGACCGGATGGTCCAGGTGCCGGACGCGGCGTCACTGGCCGCCATGCGTGCCGGCTCGGCCGTGCTCGGCCGCCGGGTGGGCGGCTCCACCGGCACCAACCTGTGGGGCGCGTTCGGCCTGATCGCCGGGATGCTCGCCGAGGGCCGGACCGGCTCGGTGGTCACCCTCATCTGCGACCCGGGTGACCGGTACGCCGACACCTACTACTCCGACGACTGGGTGGCCGCCCAGGGCCTCGACCTGTCGCCGCACCTGGCCACTGTCGAACGCTTCCTGGCGAGCGGCACCTGGCCCGGCTGA